The genomic segment TCGGGCGGTCGCCCCTCGCGTTCGGGAGGACGGCAGCGGAATGGAGCTGCGGATCGTCGCTTCATCGGCGGACTGGCGGCCGGAGCGCTATGGCGTGCCCAGTCCGGATCCGCTCCGTACCGAGCCGCTTGCGGCAGACGTTCGTCCCGACGTAGTGCTGGTTCCGGGCATGGCATTCGACCGGCATGGCGGCCGTCTCGGCTATGGCGGCGGTTATTACGATCGTTTGGCCGAAGCGCTAGGACCGGGAAGCCTGCCTTATTGGATCGGCTTTGCCTTTGCGCTTCAGCTGTCCGGCCAAGTCTTGCCCAAGGAAGCGCACGATCTGGCGCTCCACGGCGTGGCGACGGAAGAAGGCTTGATATGGTTTGCGGAGGAGGGGCTTTAGTGACCGGCGGCGATGGACGATTGACGCATTTTAACGAACAGGGCCGCGCCGTCATGGTAGACGTATCGGACAAGGCGGTAACGGCGCGGACGGCCGTGGCGGAGAGCCGGATTACGATGGCGCCTGCGACGCTGTCGCGGATTTTGGACCGTACCGTGGAGAAGGGCGACGTCCTGGCGGTTGCGCAGGTGGCGGCGATTCAGGCGGCCAAGCGGACATCCGATTGGATTCCGATGTGCCATCCGCTGCCGCTGACCGGCGTGAACGTGCGCTTTGGCACGAGCGGAGACGACACGCTGACGATCGCGGCCGAGGTCAAGACGACGGGC from the Cohnella hashimotonis genome contains:
- the moaC gene encoding cyclic pyranopterin monophosphate synthase MoaC encodes the protein MTGGDGRLTHFNEQGRAVMVDVSDKAVTARTAVAESRITMAPATLSRILDRTVEKGDVLAVAQVAAIQAAKRTSDWIPMCHPLPLTGVNVRFGTSGDDTLTIAAEVKTTGKTGVEMEALTAVSAAALTVYDMCKALQKDMVIGPTLLQSKTGGKSGDYRAEG
- a CDS encoding 5-formyltetrahydrofolate cyclo-ligase: MNAKEPDGTGKPALRKAMAVKRDALTPYEREARSRRLCDVVVAQALQPLGLKLGRPLTVVLYGAFRSEADPAGVLDWCVASGHRAVAPRVREDGSGMELRIVASSADWRPERYGVPSPDPLRTEPLAADVRPDVVLVPGMAFDRHGGRLGYGGGYYDRLAEALGPGSLPYWIGFAFALQLSGQVLPKEAHDLALHGVATEEGLIWFAEEGL